In Leisingera sp. NJS204, the following are encoded in one genomic region:
- a CDS encoding RluA family pseudouridine synthase: protein MAVSSEYTPPQDPLEILHHDAELLAVNKPAGLLSVPGRGAHLADCLITRIQTVFPEALLVHRLDRDTSGVMVFGLTPHAQRHLSMQFEKRTAKKAYVAQVAGRLEPRSGTVELPLIVDWPNRPKQMVCNESGKPAVTDWRVIKYEDGATRVRLTPKTGRTHQLRVHMLSLGHPILGDPLYASGAAKECPRLMLHSQELRIKHPDSGESLKFRVKPEF from the coding sequence ATGGCCGTTTCAAGCGAATACACCCCGCCGCAGGACCCGCTGGAGATCCTGCACCACGACGCCGAGCTGCTGGCGGTAAACAAGCCTGCCGGGCTGCTGTCGGTACCAGGCCGCGGCGCGCATCTGGCCGATTGCCTGATCACACGCATTCAGACCGTATTCCCCGAGGCGTTGCTGGTTCATCGGCTGGACCGGGATACGTCGGGTGTGATGGTGTTCGGTCTCACCCCGCATGCGCAGCGGCATCTGTCGATGCAGTTTGAAAAGCGCACGGCGAAAAAGGCCTATGTGGCGCAGGTGGCTGGCAGGCTGGAGCCGCGCAGCGGCACAGTGGAACTGCCGCTGATTGTGGATTGGCCGAACCGGCCAAAACAGATGGTCTGCAATGAGAGCGGCAAGCCTGCCGTCACCGACTGGCGGGTGATTAAATACGAGGACGGTGCTACCCGGGTGCGGCTGACACCGAAGACCGGGCGCACTCATCAGCTGCGGGTGCATATGCTGTCGCTGGGCCACCCGATCCTGGGCGACCCGCTTTATGCCAGCGGTGCGGCAAAGGAGTGTCCGCGGCTCATGCTGCATTCCCAGGAACTGCGGATCAAACACCCGGACAGCGGCGAGTCGCTGAAATTCCGGGTGAAGCCGGAGTTCTGA